In Streptomyces sp. NBC_00414, a single window of DNA contains:
- a CDS encoding MrcB family domain-containing protein, which produces MNDLLSKVLELQPSWTAANTEEMKARGVVIRQELPEFLRTHGPALADALGTPHDNLGVEGRDATGLKTEIPWVRVFGREQSPRATTGWYVVYLFSAGGDRVYLSLNQGTTVWNGGDFKARKAEDLRARVGWARPILADQVAGRPELHDEIQLDATRPLGRGYGPGNVLAFEYSRDALPSQAVLIDDLRYMLGLLRTIYEAERLAPHIPGDPAPEVLEAERTAAIAAGRRTRRAARPMRSGQGFRLTAGERSAIESHSVAAATAYFEAQGWNVKDVGNRESFDLELKRGEEVLRVEVKGTTSAGHDVILTRAEVEKQRRYYPANALVVVHSIVLDRTAAEPVASGGVLHCTSPWEIADEDLTVISYAYRTAVGDGEVSQSVQSAMNVLASGSRSAEPNESVIP; this is translated from the coding sequence GTGAATGATCTTCTGAGCAAGGTTCTTGAGCTTCAGCCATCGTGGACGGCCGCGAACACAGAGGAAATGAAGGCGCGGGGCGTCGTCATCAGGCAAGAGCTCCCAGAGTTTCTTCGGACGCATGGGCCTGCCCTGGCAGACGCCCTGGGCACACCACACGACAACCTGGGTGTTGAGGGACGGGACGCGACGGGGCTCAAGACTGAGATCCCGTGGGTCCGCGTCTTCGGTCGTGAACAGTCGCCGAGGGCCACGACCGGTTGGTATGTGGTCTACCTGTTCAGCGCGGGGGGTGACCGCGTCTACCTGTCCCTGAACCAAGGGACGACCGTGTGGAACGGGGGCGACTTCAAGGCGCGCAAGGCCGAGGACCTCAGGGCTCGGGTTGGGTGGGCCCGTCCGATCCTCGCCGACCAGGTAGCTGGCCGGCCGGAACTCCATGATGAGATCCAACTCGATGCAACCCGTCCGCTTGGCCGCGGCTATGGACCGGGGAACGTACTCGCCTTCGAGTACTCCCGCGATGCGCTGCCTTCGCAGGCCGTTCTGATCGACGATCTGCGGTACATGCTCGGCTTGCTTCGCACAATCTATGAAGCTGAGCGCTTGGCCCCGCACATCCCGGGCGACCCGGCTCCCGAGGTGCTGGAAGCCGAGCGCACTGCTGCCATCGCGGCGGGGCGACGCACCCGCAGGGCCGCGCGTCCCATGCGGTCCGGCCAGGGCTTCCGACTCACCGCAGGGGAGCGGAGCGCGATCGAGAGCCACAGCGTGGCTGCGGCGACGGCGTACTTCGAGGCGCAGGGCTGGAACGTTAAGGACGTCGGCAATCGGGAGTCCTTCGACCTTGAGTTGAAGCGGGGCGAGGAGGTTCTACGCGTGGAGGTCAAGGGAACGACCTCGGCTGGCCACGATGTCATCCTGACCAGGGCCGAGGTGGAGAAACAGAGGCGGTACTACCCGGCAAATGCGTTGGTCGTCGTCCACTCCATCGTCCTCGATCGCACCGCGGCAGAACCGGTCGCCTCAGGTGGAGTGCTTCACTGCACGTCGCCTTGGGAGATCGCGGACGAGGACTTGACGGTGATCTCTTACGCGTATCGCACCGCAGTGGGTGACGGGGAAGTGAGCCAGAGCGTCCAGAGCGCCATGAACGTTCTCGCGAGCGGGTCTCGAAGCGCCGAGCCGAACGAGTCCGTGATCCCGTAA
- a CDS encoding DNA cytosine methyltransferase produces MQPVKIVDLFAGPGGVDVAAEKLGVPTVGVEWDADACETRRAAGLGTVQGDVRQYGPADFPEADVLAGGPPCQTFTVAGSGAGRKALDDVLKFVDRMTARVDREQIVSDLANLDDERTGLVLEPLRWILEAIDVQKKPYEAIVLEQVPAVLPVWEAYARALQNEGYSVDFGLLLTEAYGVPQTRKRAVLVARRGEHDVKLPASTHRTYRKGVPRDAGDASKEPWRTMGDVIERGTPFEVISNYGTGGDPKLRGRRTSSQPSATVTGKIRRNRVVSLDGAELDRFNHSEAGRLQTFPADYPWSGRDIGQQIGNAVPPRLAMHVLSAAFGWSAPSEDLLAKLDLWHRLPVQVPSAAYDEVLVRA; encoded by the coding sequence GTGCAGCCAGTCAAGATCGTCGACTTGTTCGCCGGACCTGGTGGTGTGGACGTGGCTGCGGAGAAATTGGGAGTGCCCACTGTCGGCGTTGAATGGGATGCCGACGCCTGCGAGACCCGTCGCGCTGCTGGCCTGGGCACAGTCCAGGGCGACGTGCGGCAGTACGGTCCGGCCGATTTTCCTGAGGCAGACGTGCTGGCCGGCGGGCCGCCGTGCCAGACCTTTACGGTCGCAGGCAGCGGGGCGGGCCGTAAGGCCCTGGATGACGTACTCAAATTCGTCGACCGCATGACTGCTCGGGTCGACCGCGAGCAGATCGTTAGCGATCTCGCGAACCTGGATGACGAGCGGACTGGCCTCGTACTGGAACCCCTCCGATGGATCTTGGAAGCCATCGACGTACAGAAGAAGCCCTACGAGGCAATCGTCTTGGAGCAGGTGCCGGCGGTGCTCCCGGTGTGGGAGGCGTACGCCCGAGCCCTCCAGAACGAGGGTTACTCGGTTGACTTCGGACTCCTACTCACGGAGGCCTACGGCGTTCCGCAGACGCGGAAGCGGGCCGTACTGGTCGCGCGCAGGGGGGAGCACGACGTGAAGCTGCCCGCCTCTACCCATAGGACCTACCGCAAGGGGGTTCCACGAGATGCTGGCGATGCGTCGAAGGAGCCGTGGCGCACCATGGGCGACGTGATCGAGCGAGGAACGCCCTTTGAGGTCATCTCGAACTACGGAACGGGTGGCGACCCGAAGCTGCGTGGGCGCAGGACCTCATCCCAGCCCTCTGCCACCGTGACTGGCAAGATCCGCCGAAACCGTGTCGTCTCCCTCGACGGGGCTGAACTAGATCGGTTCAATCATTCCGAAGCGGGACGTCTGCAGACCTTTCCTGCCGACTACCCATGGTCCGGTCGCGACATCGGGCAGCAGATCGGGAACGCCGTTCCGCCACGCCTGGCGATGCATGTACTGAGTGCCGCCTTCGGCTGGTCTGCTCCGAGTGAGGACCTGCTGGCGAAGCTTGATTTGTGGCACCGACTGCCAGTGCAGGTCCCGTCTGCGGCTTACGACGAGGTGCTCGTCCGGGCCTGA